The DNA window ATCCTTGATAATGCTGAAATGGTCGATGTCGTGGAAATAATCGCCCGTCCTGGTATCGCTGAACACTGCCCGCAATCGCATACCTGCCTTGATCTTCTTCTCATCAGTCTCATCCAGGCGATGCACAATATTGGAGTCGGCGCCGTCCAGCCTGATGAATGCTGCGGTAAAAGGAATCTTCTTCTGTTCACCATTTGTTGTATCAATATAGGGGAAGTTCGTCACCGTAAAGGCGAGCAACGTGCCTTCATGACCGACCGGCACGAACTCCTCCATCTTCACGAAGCAGTCCCGGCATACGATGCGGGGAGGCACGTAGACCTTGCTGCACTGGGGGCACTTCACACCGACTAGGCGTTTGTTATCCCTCAGTTCCTTGAGAAACCGGCTGTAGTAGAACCCGGCGTGGTAGCTGTAGGGCATGTCGAGCGTGGAAGCTATGCTCAGTGGCTTCACTTCTCTGCCTTCTTCTGCCATGACACCCTCTCCCTCCGCTATCGCACCTTGACGTGCGCCATACCCGTTCCAGGCCCACCCACCGCTTGCTAGTCAAGGTGCGTCGTCGAACTGAGTACTGTGACATCAGACCAGAAGCAACCGCCAAATCCGGTGGCGAGTGCCGCCTTCGCACCGGGCACCTGCTTCTTCTCTGCTTTGCCCATAACCTGAAAGGCGGCTTCGCCTATGCGGAGCAGGCCGGTAGCTCCGATCGGATTCGTCGCCAGCACACCACCGGAAGGGTTGATGGGCAACTTGCCCTCAATGTCGGTCTCCCCGCCTCTGATGAGACTCGGGCCATTGCCCTCACCGCAGAGCCCCAGCGCCTCCATCCAGGTCACACCGGCTGTGGATGCGGGTATGTAGAGTTCGGCAACGTCAAACTGTCTGAACGGCTCGGTGATGCCAGCCATCTTGTAGGCCTGCTTCGCCGCAATCTCCAGGGATGGCAAATTGGCCAAGCCAATCCCATCGGCCAGATGGACCAGAATGTGACAGTCCCCCACGCCCAGTACCCATGCTGGACTGTCCACGATCTTCCTGGCTCTGTGCTCCTCGGCAAAGATCACGGCGCA is part of the Chloroflexota bacterium genome and encodes:
- a CDS encoding OB-fold domain-containing protein, coding for MAEEGREVKPLSIASTLDMPYSYHAGFYYSRFLKELRDNKRLVGVKCPQCSKVYVPPRIVCRDCFVKMEEFVPVGHEGTLLAFTVTNFPYIDTTNGEQKKIPFTAAFIRLDGADSNIVHRLDETDEKKIKAGMRLRAVFSDTRTGDYFHDIDHFSIIKDV